The following proteins come from a genomic window of Polyangiaceae bacterium:
- a CDS encoding DUF2934 domain-containing protein, which translates to MNDGVHERLGTVKAVLHELMTPGTGLDLVLTEYHRIQDDPERLGLCHDIATAIIADLCERGRAQGWTWCQALVDGGVDHSWVEFQGLRVDMGDNHKLRVSSAENPVFTVESRVVRRDPDETLSWIRQQDQRRTAEAAYFRWLSRGCGHGADLEDWFAAEVDLGLRPPAG; encoded by the coding sequence ATGAACGACGGTGTGCACGAGAGGCTTGGAACAGTGAAGGCGGTCCTTCACGAGCTGATGACACCGGGGACGGGGTTGGACCTGGTGCTTACGGAGTATCACCGCATCCAGGACGACCCCGAACGTTTGGGGCTCTGCCACGACATCGCCACCGCCATCATCGCCGACTTGTGTGAGCGCGGTCGCGCCCAGGGGTGGACCTGGTGTCAGGCGCTCGTAGACGGTGGCGTCGACCACTCCTGGGTGGAGTTCCAAGGTCTTCGCGTGGATATGGGTGACAATCACAAGCTCCGCGTTTCGTCAGCAGAGAACCCCGTGTTCACGGTCGAGAGTAGAGTTGTGCGACGAGACCCGGATGAGACGCTCTCCTGGATTCGGCAGCAGGACCAACGCAGAACTGCGGAGGCCGCGTACTTTCGTTGGCTGAGTAGGGGCTGTGGCCATGGTGCTGACCTTGAAGATTGGTTCGCCGCGGAGGTTGATCTTGGGCTTCGCCCTCCTGCCGGTTGA